One window from the genome of Glycine soja cultivar W05 chromosome 12, ASM419377v2, whole genome shotgun sequence encodes:
- the LOC114379903 gene encoding enoyl-[acyl-carrier-protein] reductase [NADH] 1, chloroplastic-like isoform X1 — MILSHYSPISVLIHINSTCEFVLCFRQFQSLSNLQPLQLKKPFAFFSTPHIGSFITIRFRVPSAILHTLKMAATSFSGMQFAMSRSCIPASQKIADAGAVVLGGKSKIGSWNKLASACHIASVQPFRRGFTSSSIKSVKSDTKALFEFSAQSADSGLSIDLKGKRAFIAGVADDNGYGWAIAKALAAAGAEILVGTWVPALNIFESSLRRGKFDISRILPDGSMMEITKVYPLDAVFDNPDDVPEDIKTNKRYAGSSKWTVQEVAESVKEDFGSIDILVHSLANGPEVTKPLLETSRNGYLAAISASSYSYVSLLKHFLPILNPGGSSISLTYIASERIIPGYGGGMSSAKAALESDTRVLAFEAGRKRKIRVNTISAGPLRSRAAKAIGFIDMMIDYSSANAPLQKEVLAEEVGYTAAFLASPLASAITGTVLYVDNGLNAMGVGVDSPIFKDLNIPKDQH; from the exons ATGATCTTATCTCATTATTCTCCTATTTCCGTTTTGATTCat ATTAATAGTACGTGTGAGTTTGTGCTTTGCTTTCGACAATTCCAAAGTCTTAGCAACCTGCAGCCGCTACAACTAAAAAAGCCCTTTGCTTTCTTTTCCACTCCTCACATTGGCTCTTTTATCACTATCAG ATTTAGGGTCCCTTCTGCCATACTGCACACGTTGAAGATGGCAGCAACATCATTTTCTGGCATGCAATTTGCAATGTCAAGATCATGCATTCCTGCATCACAAAAGATTGCAGATGCTGGTGCCGTGGTTCTTGGCGGCAAGTCCAAGATTGGATCGTGGAATAAACTTGCAAGTGCATGTCATATTGCATCAGTGCAACCTTTCAGGCGGGGCTTCACTTCATCGTCCATAAAATCTGTTAAAAGTGACACAAAGGCCTTGTTTGAGTTCAGTGCACAAAGTGCAGACTCAGGATTGTCAATTGATCTGAAAG GTAAAAGGGCTTTTATTGCTGGTGTTGCTGATGACAATGGATATGGATGGGCAATTGCAAAAGCTCTTGCTGCAGCAGGAGCTGAGATCCTTGTTGGCACATGGGTACCT GCCCTGAATATTTTTGAGTCCAGCCTACGGCGTGGAAAGTTTGACATATCACGCAT ATTACCAGATGGCTCGATGATGGAGATTACCAAAGTTTATCCATTGGATGCAGTTTTTGACAATCCCGATGATGTGCCTGAAGAT ATAAAAACAAACAAGCGCTATGCCGGATCATCTAAATGGACGGTTCAG GAAGTTGCTGAATCTGTTAAGGAAGACTTTGGCAGTATAGATATCCTTGTGCACTCACTTGCCAATGGACCAGAG GTGACCAAACCATTGTTGGAGACATCTCGGAATGGGTATCTTGCTGCAATATCTGCATCTAGTTACTCATATGTTTCTTTACTCAAGCATTTTCTTCCAATCTTGAACCCAG GTGGATCTTCAATATCTCTGACATACATTGCTTCAGAAAGGATCATTCCTGG ATATGGTGGTGGTATGAGTTCTGCAAAAGCTGCACTGGAGAGTGATACACGA GTTCTTGCTTTTGAAGCAGGAAGAAAGCGCAAAATTAGAGTCAATACTATATCCGCTG GTCCACTGAGAAGTCGAGCTGCAAAAGCTATTGGATTTATTGATATGATGATTGATTACTCATCAGCCAATGCACCTCTACAGAAAGAAGTATTAGCAG AGGAGGTGGGCTACACAGCTGCCTTCTTAGCATCACCTTTGGCATCTGCTATCACTGGTACTGTTCTATATGTTGACAATGGTCTGAATGCTATGGGTGTTGGAGTTGACAGTCCAATATTTAAAGATCTTAACATTCCCAAGGACCAGCATTAA
- the LOC114379903 gene encoding enoyl-[acyl-carrier-protein] reductase [NADH] 1, chloroplastic-like isoform X2 has protein sequence MGHVVPEQRLQYPINSTCEFVLCFRQFQSLSNLQPLQLKKPFAFFSTPHIGSFITIRFRVPSAILHTLKMAATSFSGMQFAMSRSCIPASQKIADAGAVVLGGKSKIGSWNKLASACHIASVQPFRRGFTSSSIKSVKSDTKALFEFSAQSADSGLSIDLKGKRAFIAGVADDNGYGWAIAKALAAAGAEILVGTWVPALNIFESSLRRGKFDISRILPDGSMMEITKVYPLDAVFDNPDDVPEDIKTNKRYAGSSKWTVQEVAESVKEDFGSIDILVHSLANGPEVTKPLLETSRNGYLAAISASSYSYVSLLKHFLPILNPGGSSISLTYIASERIIPGYGGGMSSAKAALESDTRVLAFEAGRKRKIRVNTISAGPLRSRAAKAIGFIDMMIDYSSANAPLQKEVLAEEVGYTAAFLASPLASAITGTVLYVDNGLNAMGVGVDSPIFKDLNIPKDQH, from the exons ATGGGTCATGTTGTTCCTGAACAGCGACTTCAGTATCCG ATTAATAGTACGTGTGAGTTTGTGCTTTGCTTTCGACAATTCCAAAGTCTTAGCAACCTGCAGCCGCTACAACTAAAAAAGCCCTTTGCTTTCTTTTCCACTCCTCACATTGGCTCTTTTATCACTATCAG ATTTAGGGTCCCTTCTGCCATACTGCACACGTTGAAGATGGCAGCAACATCATTTTCTGGCATGCAATTTGCAATGTCAAGATCATGCATTCCTGCATCACAAAAGATTGCAGATGCTGGTGCCGTGGTTCTTGGCGGCAAGTCCAAGATTGGATCGTGGAATAAACTTGCAAGTGCATGTCATATTGCATCAGTGCAACCTTTCAGGCGGGGCTTCACTTCATCGTCCATAAAATCTGTTAAAAGTGACACAAAGGCCTTGTTTGAGTTCAGTGCACAAAGTGCAGACTCAGGATTGTCAATTGATCTGAAAG GTAAAAGGGCTTTTATTGCTGGTGTTGCTGATGACAATGGATATGGATGGGCAATTGCAAAAGCTCTTGCTGCAGCAGGAGCTGAGATCCTTGTTGGCACATGGGTACCT GCCCTGAATATTTTTGAGTCCAGCCTACGGCGTGGAAAGTTTGACATATCACGCAT ATTACCAGATGGCTCGATGATGGAGATTACCAAAGTTTATCCATTGGATGCAGTTTTTGACAATCCCGATGATGTGCCTGAAGAT ATAAAAACAAACAAGCGCTATGCCGGATCATCTAAATGGACGGTTCAG GAAGTTGCTGAATCTGTTAAGGAAGACTTTGGCAGTATAGATATCCTTGTGCACTCACTTGCCAATGGACCAGAG GTGACCAAACCATTGTTGGAGACATCTCGGAATGGGTATCTTGCTGCAATATCTGCATCTAGTTACTCATATGTTTCTTTACTCAAGCATTTTCTTCCAATCTTGAACCCAG GTGGATCTTCAATATCTCTGACATACATTGCTTCAGAAAGGATCATTCCTGG ATATGGTGGTGGTATGAGTTCTGCAAAAGCTGCACTGGAGAGTGATACACGA GTTCTTGCTTTTGAAGCAGGAAGAAAGCGCAAAATTAGAGTCAATACTATATCCGCTG GTCCACTGAGAAGTCGAGCTGCAAAAGCTATTGGATTTATTGATATGATGATTGATTACTCATCAGCCAATGCACCTCTACAGAAAGAAGTATTAGCAG AGGAGGTGGGCTACACAGCTGCCTTCTTAGCATCACCTTTGGCATCTGCTATCACTGGTACTGTTCTATATGTTGACAATGGTCTGAATGCTATGGGTGTTGGAGTTGACAGTCCAATATTTAAAGATCTTAACATTCCCAAGGACCAGCATTAA
- the LOC114379903 gene encoding enoyl-[acyl-carrier-protein] reductase [NADH] 1, chloroplastic-like isoform X3 has product MAATSFSGMQFAMSRSCIPASQKIADAGAVVLGGKSKIGSWNKLASACHIASVQPFRRGFTSSSIKSVKSDTKALFEFSAQSADSGLSIDLKGKRAFIAGVADDNGYGWAIAKALAAAGAEILVGTWVPALNIFESSLRRGKFDISRILPDGSMMEITKVYPLDAVFDNPDDVPEDIKTNKRYAGSSKWTVQEVAESVKEDFGSIDILVHSLANGPEVTKPLLETSRNGYLAAISASSYSYVSLLKHFLPILNPGGSSISLTYIASERIIPGYGGGMSSAKAALESDTRVLAFEAGRKRKIRVNTISAGPLRSRAAKAIGFIDMMIDYSSANAPLQKEVLAEEVGYTAAFLASPLASAITGTVLYVDNGLNAMGVGVDSPIFKDLNIPKDQH; this is encoded by the exons ATGGCAGCAACATCATTTTCTGGCATGCAATTTGCAATGTCAAGATCATGCATTCCTGCATCACAAAAGATTGCAGATGCTGGTGCCGTGGTTCTTGGCGGCAAGTCCAAGATTGGATCGTGGAATAAACTTGCAAGTGCATGTCATATTGCATCAGTGCAACCTTTCAGGCGGGGCTTCACTTCATCGTCCATAAAATCTGTTAAAAGTGACACAAAGGCCTTGTTTGAGTTCAGTGCACAAAGTGCAGACTCAGGATTGTCAATTGATCTGAAAG GTAAAAGGGCTTTTATTGCTGGTGTTGCTGATGACAATGGATATGGATGGGCAATTGCAAAAGCTCTTGCTGCAGCAGGAGCTGAGATCCTTGTTGGCACATGGGTACCT GCCCTGAATATTTTTGAGTCCAGCCTACGGCGTGGAAAGTTTGACATATCACGCAT ATTACCAGATGGCTCGATGATGGAGATTACCAAAGTTTATCCATTGGATGCAGTTTTTGACAATCCCGATGATGTGCCTGAAGAT ATAAAAACAAACAAGCGCTATGCCGGATCATCTAAATGGACGGTTCAG GAAGTTGCTGAATCTGTTAAGGAAGACTTTGGCAGTATAGATATCCTTGTGCACTCACTTGCCAATGGACCAGAG GTGACCAAACCATTGTTGGAGACATCTCGGAATGGGTATCTTGCTGCAATATCTGCATCTAGTTACTCATATGTTTCTTTACTCAAGCATTTTCTTCCAATCTTGAACCCAG GTGGATCTTCAATATCTCTGACATACATTGCTTCAGAAAGGATCATTCCTGG ATATGGTGGTGGTATGAGTTCTGCAAAAGCTGCACTGGAGAGTGATACACGA GTTCTTGCTTTTGAAGCAGGAAGAAAGCGCAAAATTAGAGTCAATACTATATCCGCTG GTCCACTGAGAAGTCGAGCTGCAAAAGCTATTGGATTTATTGATATGATGATTGATTACTCATCAGCCAATGCACCTCTACAGAAAGAAGTATTAGCAG AGGAGGTGGGCTACACAGCTGCCTTCTTAGCATCACCTTTGGCATCTGCTATCACTGGTACTGTTCTATATGTTGACAATGGTCTGAATGCTATGGGTGTTGGAGTTGACAGTCCAATATTTAAAGATCTTAACATTCCCAAGGACCAGCATTAA
- the LOC114379708 gene encoding nucleolin 1 isoform X2, which produces MGKSSKKSALKVDAVPAVVPPSKSAKKGGKRQAQDEIEKQLSAKKQKINEVAQKQKEAKVQKKESSSDDSSSESEDEKPAPKSAVLSKKIPAKNGAAPPKKGKLASSSSEDDSSDEDGVRAKKPQKMVAEKQKNGATVQKKKVESSSDDSSSESEAEKPAVKATVPSKKTPTKNGNLSTPAKKGKAASSSSSSDSSEDDSSDEDEAPKSKVAPAAGKNVPASTKITQPSESSESDSDSSSDEDKNKKKPATAKLPALSVAPALKVESSDDESSESSDEDNDAKPAVTDVSKPSALAKKKVDSSDSDDSSSDEDKGKMDIDDDSSDESEEPQKKKTVKNPKESSDSSEEDSEDESEEEPSKTPQKRDRDVEMVDAASSGKKAPKTPVTPKEETGASKTLFVGNLPFSVERADVEDFFKDAGEVVDVRFATDDTGKFKGFGHVEFATAAAAQKALGLNGQQLFNRELRLDLARERGAYTPNSSNWNNSSQKSGRGQSQTVFVRGFDTSLGEDEIRGSLQEHFGSCGDITRVSIPKDYESGAVKGFAYVDFSDVDSMGKALELHETELGGYTLTVDEAKPRDNQGSGGRGAGGRSGGGRFGGRSGGGGGGRFGGRGGGGRFGGSGGGGRFGGSGGGGRFGGRGGGGRGRGNRPNLAAEGTGKKTKFADDE; this is translated from the exons ATGGGCAAGTCAAGCAAGAAATCAGCTCTCAAG GTCGACGCTGTTCCAGCTGTGGTTCCGCCATCCAAGTCTGCCAAGAAGG GAGGCAAGAGACAAGCTCAAGATGAAATTGAGAAGCAATTGAGTGCCAAAAAACAGAAGATAAATGAGGTTGCTCAGAAACAAAAGGAGGCAAAGGTGCAAAAGAAGGAAAGTAGTTCAGATGATTCTTCTTCAGAATCTGAAGATGAG AAACCTGCACCCAAATCTGCTgttctttcaaaaaagataccTGCTAAGAATGGTGCTGCCCCTCCAAAGAAAGGCAAGCTCGCCTCCAGTTCTTCTGAAGATGACTCCTCTGATGAGGATGGTGTGCGTGCAAAGAAGCCACAGAAAATGGTTgctgagaaacaaaagaatggaGCAACTGTGCAAAAGAAAAAGGTGGAAAGTAGTTCAGATGATTCTTCTTCAGAATCTGAAGCTGAG AAACCTGCAGTAAAAGCTACTGTACCTTCAAAAAAGACACCTACTAAAAATGGCAATTTAAGTACCCCAGCAAAGAAAGGCAAGGCAGCTAGCAGCTCCAGTTCTTCTGATTCATCTGAAGATGACTCTTCTGATGAGGATGAA GCTCCAAAATCCAAGGTGGCCCCTGCAGCAGGCAAGAATGTACCTGCTTCTACAAAGATAACTCAGCCAAGTGAAAGCTCTGAGTCTGATTCTGATAGCAGCTCTGATGAGGACAaa AATAAGAAAAAACCTGCAACTGCTAAGCTGCCTGCATTGTCAGTTGCTCCAGCTTTGAAAGTGGAAAGCTCAGATGATGAATCAAGTGAAAGCTCTGATGAAGACAAT GATGCAAAACCCGCCGTAACTGATGTGTCAAAGCCTTCTGCTCTTGCAAAGAAGAAGGTTGACAGCTCTGATTCTGATGATAGCAGCTCTGATGAAGATAAG GGGAAGATGGATATTGATGATGATAGTTCTGATGAAAGTGAAGAGccacaaaagaaaaag ACTGTGAAAAATCCAAAAGAAAGCAGTGATAGTTCCGAAGAAGACAGTGAGGATGAAAGTGAGGAGGAACCCTCCAAAACTCCTCAGAAAAGA GACAGGGATGTGGAGATGGTTGATGCTGCCTCGTCTGGAAAGAAAGCG CCTAAGACCCCAGTTACACCCAAAGAAGAAACTGGCGCTTCAAAGACACTATTTGTTGGGAACTTGCCATTTAGTGTTGAACGAGCTGACGT GGAAGATTTCTTCAAGGATGCTGGAGAAGTTGTTGATGTTCGATTTGCTACAGATGATACTGGGAAGTTTAAAGGATTTGGACATGTTGAGTTTGCAACAGCAGCGGCTGCTCAAAAG GCCCTTGGATTGAATGGACAACAATTGTTTAATCGTGAACTCCGACTTGATTTAGCTCGGGAAAGGGGTGCATATACCCCCAACAGCAG CAACTGGAACAACTCATCCCAGAAAAGTGGAAGAGGCCAGTCTCAAACAGTATTTGTAAGGGGTTTCGATACATCCCTTGGAGAAGATGAG ATACGAGGGAGTTTGCAAGAACATTTTGGATCTTGTGGGGACATTACCAGGGTGTCGATTCCTAAAGATTATGAGTCTGGTGCTGTCAAGGG GTTTGCTTACGTAGACTTCAGTGACGTTGATAGCATGGGCAAAGCTCTAGAACTCCATGAAACTGAACTTGGAGGTTATACCTTAACAGTGGATGAAGCCAAACCTAGAGATAATCAGGGTTCTGGTGGTAGAGGTGCCGGTGGAAGGAGTGGTGGCGGTCGATTTGGTGGTaggagtggtggtggtggtggtggtcgaTTTGGTGGAAGAGGTGGTGGCGGTCGATTTGGTggaagtggtggtggtggtcgaTTTGGTggaagtggtggtggtggtcgaTTTGGTGGAAGAGGTGGCGGTGGAAGGGGTCGTGGAAATAGACCCAACCTTGCTGCGGAAGGCACAG GGAAAAAGACCAAATTTGCTGATGACGAGTAG
- the LOC114379708 gene encoding nucleolin 1 isoform X3, whose amino-acid sequence MGKSSKKSALKVDAVPAVVPPSKSAKKGGKRQAQDEIEKQLSAKKQKINEVAQKQKEAKVQKKESSSDDSSSESEDEKPAAKVAVPPKNQSAKNGTLSTPAEKGKPAASSSSSESSDDDSDEDEAPKSKVAPAAGKNVPASTKITQPSESSESDSDSSSDEDKNKKKPATAKLPALSVAPALKVESSDDESSESSDEDNDAKPAVTDVSKPSALAKKKVDSSDSDDSSSDEDKGKMDIDDDSSDESEEPQKKKTVKNPKESSDSSEEDSEDESEEEPSKTPQKRDRDVEMVDAASSGKKAPKTPVTPKEETGASKTLFVGNLPFSVERADVEDFFKDAGEVVDVRFATDDTGKFKGFGHVEFATAAAAQKALGLNGQQLFNRELRLDLARERGAYTPNSSNWNNSSQKSGRGQSQTVFVRGFDTSLGEDEIRGSLQEHFGSCGDITRVSIPKDYESGAVKGFAYVDFSDVDSMGKALELHETELGGYTLTVDEAKPRDNQGSGGRGAGGRSGGGRFGGRSGGGGGGRFGGRGGGGRFGGSGGGGRFGGSGGGGRFGGRGGGGRGRGNRPNLAAEGTGKKTKFADDE is encoded by the exons ATGGGCAAGTCAAGCAAGAAATCAGCTCTCAAG GTCGACGCTGTTCCAGCTGTGGTTCCGCCATCCAAGTCTGCCAAGAAGG GAGGCAAGAGACAAGCTCAAGATGAAATTGAGAAGCAATTGAGTGCCAAAAAACAGAAGATAAATGAGGTTGCTCAGAAACAAAAGGAGGCAAAGGTGCAAAAGAAGGAAAGTAGTTCAGATGATTCTTCTTCAGAATCTGAAGATGAG AAACCCGCAGCAAAAGTTGCTGTTCCTCCAAAAAATCAATCTGCCAAAAATGGTACTCTAAGTACTCCAGCTGAGAAAGGCAAGCCAGCTGCCAGTTCAAGCTCATCTGAATCATCTGATGATGACTCTGATGAGGATGAA GCTCCAAAATCCAAGGTGGCCCCTGCAGCAGGCAAGAATGTACCTGCTTCTACAAAGATAACTCAGCCAAGTGAAAGCTCTGAGTCTGATTCTGATAGCAGCTCTGATGAGGACAaa AATAAGAAAAAACCTGCAACTGCTAAGCTGCCTGCATTGTCAGTTGCTCCAGCTTTGAAAGTGGAAAGCTCAGATGATGAATCAAGTGAAAGCTCTGATGAAGACAAT GATGCAAAACCCGCCGTAACTGATGTGTCAAAGCCTTCTGCTCTTGCAAAGAAGAAGGTTGACAGCTCTGATTCTGATGATAGCAGCTCTGATGAAGATAAG GGGAAGATGGATATTGATGATGATAGTTCTGATGAAAGTGAAGAGccacaaaagaaaaag ACTGTGAAAAATCCAAAAGAAAGCAGTGATAGTTCCGAAGAAGACAGTGAGGATGAAAGTGAGGAGGAACCCTCCAAAACTCCTCAGAAAAGA GACAGGGATGTGGAGATGGTTGATGCTGCCTCGTCTGGAAAGAAAGCG CCTAAGACCCCAGTTACACCCAAAGAAGAAACTGGCGCTTCAAAGACACTATTTGTTGGGAACTTGCCATTTAGTGTTGAACGAGCTGACGT GGAAGATTTCTTCAAGGATGCTGGAGAAGTTGTTGATGTTCGATTTGCTACAGATGATACTGGGAAGTTTAAAGGATTTGGACATGTTGAGTTTGCAACAGCAGCGGCTGCTCAAAAG GCCCTTGGATTGAATGGACAACAATTGTTTAATCGTGAACTCCGACTTGATTTAGCTCGGGAAAGGGGTGCATATACCCCCAACAGCAG CAACTGGAACAACTCATCCCAGAAAAGTGGAAGAGGCCAGTCTCAAACAGTATTTGTAAGGGGTTTCGATACATCCCTTGGAGAAGATGAG ATACGAGGGAGTTTGCAAGAACATTTTGGATCTTGTGGGGACATTACCAGGGTGTCGATTCCTAAAGATTATGAGTCTGGTGCTGTCAAGGG GTTTGCTTACGTAGACTTCAGTGACGTTGATAGCATGGGCAAAGCTCTAGAACTCCATGAAACTGAACTTGGAGGTTATACCTTAACAGTGGATGAAGCCAAACCTAGAGATAATCAGGGTTCTGGTGGTAGAGGTGCCGGTGGAAGGAGTGGTGGCGGTCGATTTGGTGGTaggagtggtggtggtggtggtggtcgaTTTGGTGGAAGAGGTGGTGGCGGTCGATTTGGTggaagtggtggtggtggtcgaTTTGGTggaagtggtggtggtggtcgaTTTGGTGGAAGAGGTGGCGGTGGAAGGGGTCGTGGAAATAGACCCAACCTTGCTGCGGAAGGCACAG GGAAAAAGACCAAATTTGCTGATGACGAGTAG
- the LOC114379708 gene encoding nucleolin 1 isoform X1, which yields MGKSSKKSALKVDAVPAVVPPSKSAKKGGKRQAQDEIEKQLSAKKQKINEVAQKQKEAKVQKKESSSDDSSSESEDEKPAPKSAVLSKKIPAKNGAAPPKKGKLASSSSEDDSSDEDGVRAKKPQKMVAEKQKNGATVQKKKVESSSDDSSSESEAEKPAVKATVPSKKTPTKNGNLSTPAKKGKAASSSSSSDSSEDDSSDEDEVATKKQTKEVKVQKGKEESSSDDSSSESEDEKPAAKVAVPPKNQSAKNGTLSTPAEKGKPAASSSSSESSDDDSDEDEAPKSKVAPAAGKNVPASTKITQPSESSESDSDSSSDEDKNKKKPATAKLPALSVAPALKVESSDDESSESSDEDNDAKPAVTDVSKPSALAKKKVDSSDSDDSSSDEDKGKMDIDDDSSDESEEPQKKKTVKNPKESSDSSEEDSEDESEEEPSKTPQKRDRDVEMVDAASSGKKAPKTPVTPKEETGASKTLFVGNLPFSVERADVEDFFKDAGEVVDVRFATDDTGKFKGFGHVEFATAAAAQKALGLNGQQLFNRELRLDLARERGAYTPNSSNWNNSSQKSGRGQSQTVFVRGFDTSLGEDEIRGSLQEHFGSCGDITRVSIPKDYESGAVKGFAYVDFSDVDSMGKALELHETELGGYTLTVDEAKPRDNQGSGGRGAGGRSGGGRFGGRSGGGGGGRFGGRGGGGRFGGSGGGGRFGGSGGGGRFGGRGGGGRGRGNRPNLAAEGTGKKTKFADDE from the exons ATGGGCAAGTCAAGCAAGAAATCAGCTCTCAAG GTCGACGCTGTTCCAGCTGTGGTTCCGCCATCCAAGTCTGCCAAGAAGG GAGGCAAGAGACAAGCTCAAGATGAAATTGAGAAGCAATTGAGTGCCAAAAAACAGAAGATAAATGAGGTTGCTCAGAAACAAAAGGAGGCAAAGGTGCAAAAGAAGGAAAGTAGTTCAGATGATTCTTCTTCAGAATCTGAAGATGAG AAACCTGCACCCAAATCTGCTgttctttcaaaaaagataccTGCTAAGAATGGTGCTGCCCCTCCAAAGAAAGGCAAGCTCGCCTCCAGTTCTTCTGAAGATGACTCCTCTGATGAGGATGGTGTGCGTGCAAAGAAGCCACAGAAAATGGTTgctgagaaacaaaagaatggaGCAACTGTGCAAAAGAAAAAGGTGGAAAGTAGTTCAGATGATTCTTCTTCAGAATCTGAAGCTGAG AAACCTGCAGTAAAAGCTACTGTACCTTCAAAAAAGACACCTACTAAAAATGGCAATTTAAGTACCCCAGCAAAGAAAGGCAAGGCAGCTAGCAGCTCCAGTTCTTCTGATTCATCTGAAGATGACTCTTCTGATGAGGATGAAGTGGCTACAAAAAAGCAAACAAAAGAAGTGAAAGTGCAAAAGGGTAAGGAGGAAAGTAGTTCAGATGATTCTTCATCCGAATCTGAAGATGAG AAACCCGCAGCAAAAGTTGCTGTTCCTCCAAAAAATCAATCTGCCAAAAATGGTACTCTAAGTACTCCAGCTGAGAAAGGCAAGCCAGCTGCCAGTTCAAGCTCATCTGAATCATCTGATGATGACTCTGATGAGGATGAA GCTCCAAAATCCAAGGTGGCCCCTGCAGCAGGCAAGAATGTACCTGCTTCTACAAAGATAACTCAGCCAAGTGAAAGCTCTGAGTCTGATTCTGATAGCAGCTCTGATGAGGACAaa AATAAGAAAAAACCTGCAACTGCTAAGCTGCCTGCATTGTCAGTTGCTCCAGCTTTGAAAGTGGAAAGCTCAGATGATGAATCAAGTGAAAGCTCTGATGAAGACAAT GATGCAAAACCCGCCGTAACTGATGTGTCAAAGCCTTCTGCTCTTGCAAAGAAGAAGGTTGACAGCTCTGATTCTGATGATAGCAGCTCTGATGAAGATAAG GGGAAGATGGATATTGATGATGATAGTTCTGATGAAAGTGAAGAGccacaaaagaaaaag ACTGTGAAAAATCCAAAAGAAAGCAGTGATAGTTCCGAAGAAGACAGTGAGGATGAAAGTGAGGAGGAACCCTCCAAAACTCCTCAGAAAAGA GACAGGGATGTGGAGATGGTTGATGCTGCCTCGTCTGGAAAGAAAGCG CCTAAGACCCCAGTTACACCCAAAGAAGAAACTGGCGCTTCAAAGACACTATTTGTTGGGAACTTGCCATTTAGTGTTGAACGAGCTGACGT GGAAGATTTCTTCAAGGATGCTGGAGAAGTTGTTGATGTTCGATTTGCTACAGATGATACTGGGAAGTTTAAAGGATTTGGACATGTTGAGTTTGCAACAGCAGCGGCTGCTCAAAAG GCCCTTGGATTGAATGGACAACAATTGTTTAATCGTGAACTCCGACTTGATTTAGCTCGGGAAAGGGGTGCATATACCCCCAACAGCAG CAACTGGAACAACTCATCCCAGAAAAGTGGAAGAGGCCAGTCTCAAACAGTATTTGTAAGGGGTTTCGATACATCCCTTGGAGAAGATGAG ATACGAGGGAGTTTGCAAGAACATTTTGGATCTTGTGGGGACATTACCAGGGTGTCGATTCCTAAAGATTATGAGTCTGGTGCTGTCAAGGG GTTTGCTTACGTAGACTTCAGTGACGTTGATAGCATGGGCAAAGCTCTAGAACTCCATGAAACTGAACTTGGAGGTTATACCTTAACAGTGGATGAAGCCAAACCTAGAGATAATCAGGGTTCTGGTGGTAGAGGTGCCGGTGGAAGGAGTGGTGGCGGTCGATTTGGTGGTaggagtggtggtggtggtggtggtcgaTTTGGTGGAAGAGGTGGTGGCGGTCGATTTGGTggaagtggtggtggtggtcgaTTTGGTggaagtggtggtggtggtcgaTTTGGTGGAAGAGGTGGCGGTGGAAGGGGTCGTGGAAATAGACCCAACCTTGCTGCGGAAGGCACAG GGAAAAAGACCAAATTTGCTGATGACGAGTAG